A section of the Deltaproteobacteria bacterium genome encodes:
- the creD gene encoding cell envelope integrity protein CreD: MNPNPIQKKFFFALKMGSIGFLMLILLIPMVMIESVIRERKDSQYQAQDETISTWGYPQTLTGPVLIIPYRVRSVVRENQTNKTYIQKSQAYFLPENISIQSKVVPEIRYRGIYKVPVYQTEMQVKGDFAKLDFSRWKIDPADILWEEAILALGISDVRAIREANPLQLSNSESLPFEPMAKESEIISSGLKVLLGKQSLLFQNQPVEFNYSLKFAGSKQINFIPVGKQSKISIDSPWVNPSFVGAYLPEHRKISEQGFTAEWNVLHLGRGYPQQWLNNEVAEGLLQRSALGVSFMIPVDIYLQATRAAKYAILFIALTYLILLLFELVGRVPLNFLHYLLVGSSLCIFYLLLIATSEFIPFVFSYLIAMFSIVGLNFIYTKRVMGKWSHSLGVSLLLTVLYGFLYLLLSSQDSSLLVGAWGLFLILAIVMFMTSKLNWDSLILTNKSPV; this comes from the coding sequence ATGAACCCCAATCCTATCCAAAAAAAATTCTTCTTCGCCTTAAAAATGGGCTCCATTGGCTTTCTTATGTTGATCTTACTCATCCCCATGGTCATGATCGAATCGGTTATTCGAGAAAGAAAAGACAGCCAATATCAGGCCCAAGACGAAACCATCAGTACCTGGGGTTACCCTCAAACTTTAACCGGCCCTGTTTTAATTATTCCTTATCGAGTTAGAAGCGTGGTGCGAGAAAATCAAACCAACAAAACTTATATTCAAAAATCCCAAGCCTATTTTTTGCCTGAAAATATTTCTATTCAAAGCAAGGTCGTCCCCGAAATACGTTATCGTGGAATTTATAAAGTGCCTGTGTATCAAACCGAGATGCAAGTCAAAGGTGATTTTGCCAAGCTTGATTTTTCGCGATGGAAAATAGATCCAGCCGATATTCTTTGGGAAGAAGCCATCCTTGCCTTGGGTATTTCAGATGTCAGGGCGATTCGTGAAGCCAATCCCTTGCAACTCTCGAATTCAGAGAGTTTGCCATTTGAGCCCATGGCTAAGGAGAGTGAAATTATTTCTTCTGGGTTAAAGGTTTTGCTAGGAAAACAAAGCCTTCTATTTCAAAACCAACCTGTTGAATTTAATTATTCTTTGAAATTTGCGGGAAGTAAGCAAATCAATTTTATCCCGGTTGGCAAACAAAGTAAAATTTCCATTGATTCTCCTTGGGTTAATCCTAGTTTTGTGGGGGCCTATTTGCCCGAACATAGAAAAATTTCGGAGCAAGGTTTTACCGCAGAATGGAATGTGCTTCACTTAGGGCGTGGCTATCCCCAGCAATGGTTGAATAACGAAGTGGCGGAGGGCTTACTCCAACGGTCTGCTCTCGGTGTTAGTTTCATGATTCCGGTCGATATTTATCTGCAAGCCACTCGTGCCGCCAAATATGCCATTTTATTCATTGCTCTAACTTATTTGATCCTTTTACTTTTTGAACTGGTGGGGCGAGTGCCGTTAAACTTTTTGCATTATTTGCTCGTGGGTTCCAGTTTGTGTATCTTTTATTTATTGTTAATTGCCACGTCAGAATTTATTCCGTTTGTCTTTTCTTATCTCATCGCCATGTTCAGTATCGTTGGGCTTAATTTTATTTACACTAAACGCGTGATGGGCAAATGGTCTCATTCTTTAGGCGTTAGTCTTCTGCTCACAGTACTCTATGGCTTTCTTTATCTGCTACTTTCCTCCCAAGACAGCTCATTATTAGTTGGCGCTTGGGGGCTCTTCTTAATCTTGGCTATTGTGATGTTCATGACCAGCAAACTTAATTGGGATTCCTTGATACTTACTAACAAGTCCCCTGTATAG